One Chitinispirillales bacterium genomic window, TTTTTTTTTTTTTTCTTCTCTAAGCAACGCAGACGGATGATATGATACTATTGCCGGAATGCCGTCAAAATAATGAACGATTCCCCTAAGAGAGCCGACCGATTTATCATTTTGCAAAACGTTGTTTGCCGCCGTTTTACCAAGCAACAGTAAAGCTTTGGGTTTTATTATTTCAATCTGCTTTTTAAGAATCGGGATACAAGCAGCCACTTCCGGTTGATTTGGGGTTCTGTTCATAGGCGGACGACATTTAAGAATATTTGCGATAAAAATATCCTTTCTCTCAATATGAATCGCCGCAAGCATTTTCGTAAGCAATTCTCCGGCCGCTCCTACAAACGGTTTACCTTGTAAATCTTCTTGCTCGCCGGGCGCCTCGCCGATTACCATAATATCGGTAAAAGCAGTTCCAGCGCCAAAAACAAATTTCTTTCTCGTTTTAGCCAAAGAACAGGCGACACAATTTGAACACCTATAATATAATTTTGCCAACTCTTCCCGTTTATCGTATTCTGCGCCGACTTTTTGTTCGCCATATTCAAAATCTTTTCGCAAAACTTCGGTTTTTGTTTCGTCCGCCATAAAGACCGTTTTTTCCTGTGAAACAATATTTTCGATTTTCATTTTTTCAACACTTTTTTTAATCGGCGCGTTTTGGATGTAAAAATTAAATTTTTCATCCAAAACGATGTCGTTCGGAATACCCGATTCTTTTTGTCCGACAAAATATTTTTCAATAAGATCAAATCTATACACAATACCCTCACAAAACTTCAAGTGGAAAATATTTTTCCCCAACACAGCAATGTTAAATTATTTTAATTTACTAAAAATCAAAACTTAGGTCTTTGTAAACCCGCCTTTTCCCATGAACTTTTTGACACCCACTTAAAAGGATTTTCAACAAAACTTTTTCTTATAATACCGGTAGTTATAATGGAAAGCGAAAGTAAAAATACGGCTGTGGATCCAAAGACCAAATATCCTATTCCAAGCCGAACCGCTTTTTTGCCGCGAATTATTCTTGTTTTTACCGCGACTCTTGCGCCAAGAGACGGATAACGTTTTTCGCATATAATTTTTATTCCAAAAACCATCATAATTATCGACGGAATAAAAAAGAAACCGAGTATTAAATTTATCCAAGTTCCCATAATTTGATATCGAACAGCAAAATCCAACAATTTCACTCTTTCTATTTCCGTCAAAATAACAAATTTATAAAATAAAAAACCTAAGGCAATCAAAATTATGTAAAACGATAATAAGGCGATTCTTGATAAATTATCCGGAAAAATAAATTCTTGATTTTCATTTTCTTCCCGCTTAAAATTAAACATAGAACCTCATTAAACCGAAAGTTGTTTTTGAGCGTAAATAAGAGCGTCTTCTCTCGACTGAAAATAATTATCCAATTGTTTCTCATAAATATCCTTCAATACGTCGCCCAGTTTTATTCCCTGTACAAATCCCATGTCAAGCAAATCATTTCCGCATACAATCGGTTTTGGTTTTATCTCTTCGGGCGGTATTTCGTCTATTTTTTTTAACAAGAATTCCGCATTATCCATCATTCCGTGACTTGAGAAACAATCCGCTTCGTGCAAAATAATCTCAATATCCATCGTTTTCCGTGAAATAAACGTTTTCAATTTACCGGATTTCATTTTCTGCACAAACATAAATTTCATGTGGTTTGCAACGCAAGAAACGACATCTTTTGTTTCGGCTGACGGCATTTTAAATCTTTTTGCAACTATTTGCGCCATTTCAGCGCTTTTTTCATCGTGGCGATTAAACCTTATCCTATCTTCTATTGTCATTGTCGCCGGTTTTCCAATGTCGTGAAGTAAAACGCTCCATACCAAAACCGCTCTTTTATAACTGTCCGAAAGTACATTTTTTTGATCTTCTCTAAGCGAATCTTTGTTGCAAATAAATTTTTTTACCAAATCTTCTATGTACTTCATTGATTTTAGAGTATGGATATAACAATCTCCTTCGGGATGGAATTCCGGCGGTTGTTCAACCCCGTGTAAAACGCTTATTTCCGGAAGCAGTACATCCAATAATCCGGTTTTATCAAGAATATCCATAGTTTTTGCAGGTGCGCTGCAAAAAGACAACGTAAGTTCTTTGTAAATTCTCTCCGCCGAAATTTTTGCGATATTTTTCGACAAACATTTTACTGCATTAAACGTATCCACTTCTATCTCAAAATCAAAACGCGACGAAAATCTTACCGCACGCAGCATCCGTAAATAATCTTCCGAAAATCTTTTTTTTGCATTTCCTATAGTTCTTATAATCCCTTTATTCAAATCATCCTGTCCACCCACAAAATCTATCACGGTTTTGTCAACAGGATTATAAAACATTCCATTTATCGTAAAATCGCGGCGATGCGCATCTTCTTGGGCGGATGAAAACGAAACGCTTTGAGGACATCTTCCGTTAACATACTGCCCGTCATTCCTGAAAGTCGCTACGTCAAATGCAATTCCGCGCTCTATAACCAAAACAACGCCGAACGATATTCCGACTTCTTTAGTATTATTAAATAATTCTACAATTTCTTCCGGACGCGCAGAAGTAGCAATATCAATATCCGGCGAATTACCCGCAGGAAAACCTAAAAGCATGTCGCGAACAAACCCTCCGGCGTAATATGCTTCATATCCCAAATTTTGCAATTTAATTACAATTAATTTTGCTATTGCTTCTTCACAATCCAAAAACATATTTTATACTCCGATGATTTTCAATTAAAATAATTTACGCCCGTGCGGTGAAAGGAAAGAAATTATGAAAAAGTATGCTATTGCAGTTATCGCGTTGTCAATGATTATTCTTACAGGATGCGGTTTGGAAAGTAAAGGAGACAAGGCGTGGAACGAAGCGCAGAAAGCGAAGGAAGAATCTGGGCGTCTTATGAAACAAAAAGAGGCGTATCTACGTTACAAGGAAGCATATACCGCGGCAGGCGCAAAAGCAACATTTAAACTCGTCAATAAATATCTTAATTCGTCAATAGCCAGAATTGAATTTATTTTCGGCGAAACAACTTCTGCAAGTGATCCGGCGGTGAAAATTTTGAGAAAAGACATTGAAACGTTAATAAAACAGGACGGAATTTCGGATGGGAACAAAAACCGCTACGCTCAATGGCTTATCTCCGTTGCAAACAATTACCGCGATAACGACGATATTTCACATTGCATTGAAGAATTGAAAAACGCTAAAGCGTTTGCCGCCGATAAAACAATCACTGATGCGGTCGAAACGGAAACGAAATCCGAATATGCAAAATTTCAATTGGAAAGTTCAAAAGGATTTGTAGAACAAGCAAAAAAAACAAAAGATCCTTTGGATTACATTCGCGCCGAATATTATGCAAAAGCGACCTTGCAATTCGATCCAAAAAATTCCGAAGCGAAAAAGATTTTGAGTATGACAAGAAAAGAATTGATTCCGTCATTGAACGCATATGAAGCTGCAATTACCGAATATATCGACACTACGCTTTTCAACGATATTAATTCCGACGGAGTATTGATCGCAGTCCCTACAGTAAAATCAATAAAAGGCAAAACCTATTTGGATGTTTCTTTTTACAACAATTCATACAACGCGATAAAACCAAAAGCAAGCATGTTCAAACTTGTTACGACAGACGGAAAAGAAATACAAGCAAGCGAAGTTGAATTTGAAAAAAAAGTTCTTGATCAGAAATTCGATATTAAAGGAAAACTTATTTTCAAAGGCGATTTCAATAAAGAAAAAATTAAAAAATTATCTTTCTATTCCAAATCCGGCGATGAAAATGCGCCAGCAATCGTCGGCGATAAATATTTTCAGTAAATTTTTTTATTAGGACAGGTAAAAAGATATTTGCCTGTCCTAATTAGCGGTACGGAATATACATGAGAAAAATACTTTTTTATTTATTGTTTATAATTGCTTCGTGTTTTGCTCAAACTCCCGACGGTTATCGAAATATTTCGTGGGGAAGTTCGGTCGCACAAGTAAGAGAGGCGTTGCCGTCCGGTAAAAATCTCACGCAAATTACCAATTCAAAACAAAATTTTCCTGTTTCGTTAAACATTGCAAGATATCAATTAACGGATTCCGTTGCAGGTTACCCGGCAAAAACCGAATTATATTTTTACGACGACAAATTTTTTCAGGCGGTAATAGATTTTAATTTTAACAGATTCAAAAACTATGATTTTAACTACAATGTTTTCATTTCCGTAGATAAATATTACAACGATATAAGAGCGACTACGTTAAATTTTGTCGCCGATATTTATGCGCTTCTTGCACAAAAATACGGTAAAAAAGAACCGACATTTAAAGGGCTTGATCCTCGTTCATGTTTTACAAATTTGGATAATTATCTTGCAAAAGAACGGTGGAATTTACGATATAATCCGTCGGAATATTATAAACAAATAACAACTCAATCATACGCACAATGGAAGTTCCCCAAAACCGAAGTGAGATTTTCGGTTATAATATCCGCGTTCGACAAACGATTTGAATACACGCTTTCTCTCGCCGGAAACGATTTACTTGAAGAAATAGAAAAAAGTATTAATAACGAACGAAGCGGAAGCTTGTAAATATTATCAAAGAAAGCGCAAATCAGATTTACGCTCTCTTTACCGTTTTTAACTCACTGTAACATACACCAATGTTTGATTTACAAGTTGATATGCTATTTCACCGAAAGTTATCGGTCCTGCAAATGCATCAATATGCTTACCTTCAAGTTCGCCGTAAAGGAAATTCAAAATACAGTTGCACGAAAACAGCGATTCCGTTCCTTTTAACGCAAATAACCGCTCGTTAAAGACTTTCTCATAGTTTGATATTTTGTTAGCAATTTTGTATTGTATTCCACTAAAAACAGGCGCGTATAAATTAACAACACCGTTTTCAATTGACTTGAAAGATACATTTACTCCATTACCGGAATAATCGCCGACAATAGGAAGCTTTGTGTCGATTCCGTTCTCTTCAATATATTTTGCAAGTATAGTTTCTTTCCCGTTTATAAAACAGTTTTTTACGGAAAAACCTTCTTCTTTAAATTCAATAACAGGAGAATTTTCGTCTTGCGTGAATATATTAACAATATTTACGCTAACCATTTTGTTCTGCGGAACTTCCAAATGCAAAGCGACCGCTTTGTCTGTAAGCGCAGATCGCGACAATCCGTCAACCGCTATCGGCGTTTGTCCGTCTATCCCCAAATTCAATCCGGTAATCCAGCCGACAATATTTTTGACAAACATACCGTCAAAATTTGCGGCGTTTTGAGCGTATTCTTTATGTATTGCGCTGTCAAATGGTATCAGCAATATAGAAAAACCGTTTTCAAAAGCGTCTTGAGTCACATTTTTTACGTTTGATACGTCGTACGTTTTTATAGAGAAATTTTTATACGGAAATTCCGTTACAAATAAGAATTCTCCTGTAACTTTTCCACCGCCTTCCGCCATAAAATATTCTGTTGAACCGCCTACCCATTTGCCTTTTGGCAACTTGCGAATAAGCGCTTCCGTCGCGGCAATGTGAAGTAATTTGCCGGATTCAATCATTTCTGATACTTCATTAAATGTTTTTAACATAAACTCTTCCTCTCCTGTTTAGAGTTTCTGAATAAGAGCAAAATCTTTTGCCACGATTGTACCGTATTTTGCCAAGAAAGCGTTAATTTCATTAACACAATCGTCCACTATTTTTGACGTAGGCGTTTGTGCGTAAAGTTTCTTGTGCCGTGTTACCAACAAAGAAAACCCCAACTGTGAAAACGGCAGATTTCCTTTCAACATCTTTTCTGTTTGTTGATACGTAATAGTCATAAACAATTCCTCCTTTTGTTTTGTATTTGTTGAACGGAACCAATTCTTTTTTCCTAATTAAATCATAAACTTTTGCTTCAACACCGATGCTCCCGCCTGCTTCACATTCAGAATAAACATTCCTTTAGCAAGATTTTGGGTTTTCAAACCCGTAGCGTTCAAGCCGTTAATCGCATTTATGTTTACTTTATTTATCAAACGCCCTTGAACGTTGTAAAGTTCGACAGTATAGTCGCCCGCTTTCAGATTAAAATTTATCTGTCCGTTTCTTACACCTGCAAATGAAATAATTATTTCACGTTTATTTGCCGATTTGTGAATCGGCGTATTCTGTTCCCCGAAAATAAACCCGCCTTTGTCCAAAGTTAAATCGTGCAAGCCGATAATGTCGTCTTCGCTTGCTATGCTATTACCGCTCACGTCAAGAGTTATGAGATTAATAAGTCCGGCAACACTAAGCGTACTAAGTTTATTATTTCCTAAGTCAAGAGTTTTGAGGTTTACAAGGTCTGATACGCTAAGCGTCGGGAGTTCATTGTCGCGCAGATTGAGAGAAACAAGCGCCGTATCACCGGATACGTCTATCTCCGCAAGATTATTATTGCTTGCGTTAAGTTCCATAAGATTAATAAGTCCGGCAACGCTAAGCGCCGTGAGCTCATTATTACTCGCATCAAGCATTCTGAGATTTATAAGTTCTGACACACTAGACACACTAATAGTTTCGCGTAGAGCGTTTCCGCTTTCCGGCGTATCTTTTGCAAATTTAAGAGTTGTTAATTTGTTACCGGAACATTTAAACAATTCCAACGCGGTACAGTTAGACACATCCAATGTCGTCAGTCGGTTGTTATTGCAAGTAAACGACTTAAACGCCGTATTTTTCGACACGTCAAGCGTAGTTAAGTTATTATTGGAACAATCCAACGTTACTAAAGCAAGACTATTTGATATATCCAGCGTAGTCAGTTTGTTGTTACGGCAATACAATGTATCAAGCGAATCACACATCTGAAGATCAAGCGAATCCAATTCGTTGCCGTCGCACTTCAACCACTCTAACGCGGTATTATTAGACAAGTCAAGTTCAGTTAAATTATTATTGGAACAATCCAACATCCTCAGCGAGGTATTACTATCCAAATAAATTCCATTCAAACTATCTCC contains:
- a CDS encoding uracil-DNA glycosylase; amino-acid sequence: MYRFDLIEKYFVGQKESGIPNDIVLDEKFNFYIQNAPIKKSVEKMKIENIVSQEKTVFMADETKTEVLRKDFEYGEQKVGAEYDKREELAKLYYRCSNCVACSLAKTRKKFVFGAGTAFTDIMVIGEAPGEQEDLQGKPFVGAAGELLTKMLAAIHIERKDIFIANILKCRPPMNRTPNQPEVAACIPILKKQIEIIKPKALLLLGKTAANNVLQNDKSVGSLRGIVHYFDGIPAIVSYHPSALLREEKKKK
- a CDS encoding HD domain-containing protein, whose amino-acid sequence is MFLDCEEAIAKLIVIKLQNLGYEAYYAGGFVRDMLLGFPAGNSPDIDIATSARPEEIVELFNNTKEVGISFGVVLVIERGIAFDVATFRNDGQYVNGRCPQSVSFSSAQEDAHRRDFTINGMFYNPVDKTVIDFVGGQDDLNKGIIRTIGNAKKRFSEDYLRMLRAVRFSSRFDFEIEVDTFNAVKCLSKNIAKISAERIYKELTLSFCSAPAKTMDILDKTGLLDVLLPEISVLHGVEQPPEFHPEGDCYIHTLKSMKYIEDLVKKFICNKDSLREDQKNVLSDSYKRAVLVWSVLLHDIGKPATMTIEDRIRFNRHDEKSAEMAQIVAKRFKMPSAETKDVVSCVANHMKFMFVQKMKSGKLKTFISRKTMDIEIILHEADCFSSHGMMDNAEFLLKKIDEIPPEEIKPKPIVCGNDLLDMGFVQGIKLGDVLKDIYEKQLDNYFQSREDALIYAQKQLSV
- a CDS encoding T9SS type A sorting domain-containing protein; translated protein: MWNKQSILKVFTTVIVVVIAVFGQGNDITLEFNDTNFKSAICQYLEGKTEIHENDVDTITELDLRDKNIYSLAGIEYFSSLEKLDCSVNNLTELDLSNNTALKELNCGGNKLTNLNVWNDTNLTHLHCHDNKQLVELSVSSNKNLKVLTCYGDSLNGIYLDSNTSLRMLDCSNNNLTELDLSNNTALEWLKCDGNELDSLDLQMCDSLDTLYCRNNKLTTLDISNSLALVTLDCSNNNLTTLDVSKNTAFKSFTCNNNRLTTLDVSNCTALELFKCSGNKLTTLKFAKDTPESGNALRETISVSSVSELINLRMLDASNNELTALSVAGLINLMELNASNNNLAEIDVSGDTALVSLNLRDNELPTLSVSDLVNLKTLDLGNNKLSTLSVAGLINLITLDVSGNSIASEDDIIGLHDLTLDKGGFIFGEQNTPIHKSANKREIIISFAGVRNGQINFNLKAGDYTVELYNVQGRLINKVNINAINGLNATGLKTQNLAKGMFILNVKQAGASVLKQKFMI